A stretch of DNA from Staphylococcus equorum:
TAGTTCGAGTACCTAAAAATGTAGATGTTGTATTAAGAAATTCAATAATGTAAGGTGTGTTTAATATGAAATATGCAGTAATAGGCAATCCTATTGATCATTCTTTGTCACCAGTTATGCATAATGCGAACTTTGAGACTTTAAATGATGATTCAACATATGAAGCGATTAATATTCCTGAAGCACATTTTCATCTTATTAAAGAAATCATAGAAGACAAAGCGCTCTCTGGATTTAATGTTACAATACCTCATAAAGAACGTATTTTACCTTATTTAGATGAAATTGATGACCAATCTAAAACAGTTGGTGCAGTTAATACAGTTAAAATTGAAGGCGGAAAATGGATAGGCTACAATACAGATGGCATAGGCTATGTTACAGGACTTAAACAGGCTTATCCGGATTTACAAAATGCGTATATACTCATTTTAGGTGCAGGCGGTGCCAGTAAAGGTATTGTAAACGAACTGAATAAACACGTTCGACCTAAATTAACTGTTGCTAATAGAACTATGAGTCGCTTTGATAACTGGGATTTAGATATCAATAAGATTAGTTTATCAGACGCAGAAAAATCATTGGCTGAATTTGATATTATTATTAATACTACACCTGCAGGTATGAATCAAAACAAAGATGTAGCCATAAGTCTCGACCAATTAGCTTCACATACATTAGTGAGTGATATTGTTTATATTCCTTTTAAAACGCCAATTTTAGAAATAGCAGAAGAAAAAGGCAATCCTATACACAATGGATTGGACATGTTTGTTTACCAAGGCGCAGAAAGTTTTGAGATTTGGACCGAACAAACACCAGACATTCAAGTAATGAAAGAAGCAGTACTAAAACATTTATAAAAGGAGCATATTATGCTAACAGGTAAACAAAAAAGATTTTTAAGAAGTAAAGCAAATAACGTAGACCCAACTTTCCAAATTGGGAAATCAGGTATAAATGATAACATGGTTAGTCAAATTAACGATATTTTAGAAAATAGAGAGTTAATTAAAGTACATGTTTTACAAAATAATTATGAAGATAAAAATGATTTAGCACAAAGCTTAAGTGATGCGACGAGAAGTGATGTCGTACAAGTAATCGGGTCTATGATTGTATTGTACAAAGAATCTCAAGATAACAAACAAATACAATTACCATAATGACTAAGTCAATTGTATTATATGGTGGGCAGTTTAACCCGATTCATACAGCTCACATGGTTGTTGCAAGTGAAGTGAATAACGTAATAAAACCTGAGAAGTTCTATTTTATACCGAGCTATATGTCTCCATTAAAAGAGCATAATGATTTTTTAGACGTGCAGTATAGAATAGATATGATTCAGTGTGCGATTAATGAACTTGGATTTGGAACAATTTGTCTTGATGAAATTGAACGAAAAGGGCAAAGCTACACTTATGATACAGTAGAGCATATTTTAAAGCAGCATCCTCAATCTAAGCTATACTTTGTTATAGGTACTGACCAATACAATCAACTTGAAAAGTGGTATAAAATTGATGAGTTAAAATCATTAATTACTTTTGTAATTGTTAATAGAGATAAATCAGCTCAAGAAGTAGAGCCTGGTATGTTAGCGATAAATATACCGCGTATTGATATTAGTTCAACATTAATCAGAGATAGAATTAAAAACGACGAAAATATTCAAGTTTTAGTTCCTCCTAGTGTAGAACAATATATCCGAGAGGAAGGTTTATATGAAAATTGATCAAGCAGTTAGTTTAGTTAAAGATAAATTACCCGAGAAAAGGTTTAACCATTCATTGAGAGTTGCTGAAACAGCTGTGAAATTAGCAGAAATCTATGATGGCGACAAAGACAAGGCTGAACTTGCAGGTATATTACATGATTACTGTAAATATGATGATTTAGGATCAATGTATCAAATCGTTACACAGAATGAATTAGATAGTAATTTACTGAGTTATGGTTCCGAAATATTACATGGCCCAGTAGCAGCTATAATAATGAATC
This window harbors:
- the yhbY gene encoding ribosome assembly RNA-binding protein YhbY, which encodes MLTGKQKRFLRSKANNVDPTFQIGKSGINDNMVSQINDILENRELIKVHVLQNNYEDKNDLAQSLSDATRSDVVQVIGSMIVLYKESQDNKQIQLP
- the aroE gene encoding shikimate dehydrogenase gives rise to the protein MKYAVIGNPIDHSLSPVMHNANFETLNDDSTYEAINIPEAHFHLIKEIIEDKALSGFNVTIPHKERILPYLDEIDDQSKTVGAVNTVKIEGGKWIGYNTDGIGYVTGLKQAYPDLQNAYILILGAGGASKGIVNELNKHVRPKLTVANRTMSRFDNWDLDINKISLSDAEKSLAEFDIIINTTPAGMNQNKDVAISLDQLASHTLVSDIVYIPFKTPILEIAEEKGNPIHNGLDMFVYQGAESFEIWTEQTPDIQVMKEAVLKHL
- a CDS encoding nicotinate-nucleotide adenylyltransferase translates to MTKSIVLYGGQFNPIHTAHMVVASEVNNVIKPEKFYFIPSYMSPLKEHNDFLDVQYRIDMIQCAINELGFGTICLDEIERKGQSYTYDTVEHILKQHPQSKLYFVIGTDQYNQLEKWYKIDELKSLITFVIVNRDKSAQEVEPGMLAINIPRIDISSTLIRDRIKNDENIQVLVPPSVEQYIREEGLYEN